From a region of the Brachionichthys hirsutus isolate HB-005 chromosome 9, CSIRO-AGI_Bhir_v1, whole genome shotgun sequence genome:
- the cracd gene encoding capping protein inhibiting regulator of actin dynamics — protein sequence MSQENVSDKVRNLQKQIAQGIKFGQRPPSLRKSEGDEGSSDEEEVPRSPLKVLAQVEAESANTEPKQVQEQHTTPVKSPRSKPVLPSAGTIESINLDAVPQSVPRLDNTAAKHKLSVKPKNQRISRKHRRFTQDLQGVSIPGVVQEDLEAAGFSADDQCRASNEESLESFKKERLHQEETQKTRRNWELEEKRLKQEEEDKRRATEELRLRELEEERSSKQQQEEEQRLRMEADERKREEEEKIIREEEEMRQRKEEQNKQREEEVRRIQEETVQRQLEEERKRLEDQRRKEQDRKKREEEEARKKEELEAAKQRKLREEEEERKRREEAEELRFKEIEEKKQLEAEKRMRQEEEEQRRLSLEEADDCSDPQERKRRAEELRWREMEERQRPFSFKVSSGDKQILFQKVNLTPVTPASSHQSGAVVEHKESPMASSSEGLDSPNLPASPYVPHTANLVNGAQLCGTAVNLDQIKDTACKSLLGLGEDRKAQGTPSSKSKASPDRKSGKTKSLNESSVSSDQSGAAILAEWASIRSKIFKGVEEGKYDECTEAGKNEPQPGIEDPPAFSHTHLRKTMSASAKFSITPAKKKFGDSNRNSEVFGADGKDAEGEASSSDCPAAASPASTSKPPSRASKTVRIVERGSEECMFAKDLPSFLVPSHGDRPECPELRSRAQSEMELPGGRGEGEDEGRGGENKLSPFGIKLRRTNYSLRFHSEQSTEKRKKRYSAGDSFDGVPSPLTPIEPDSDTSSVFSDKSTPASPQKEGAVGKYLHASASPAVPRSKQVKSTSSIPHGEGEKTPSKQLLYQRQNKPVGSVLTPPPSPRPKVAPGPPSDAPTPRTGSAELSGQQRTNRSEESSAVARLQRDSQSQVEEEPKERRSFFPSINIPWREKVDRKTELIRKEKPSLQSRHSLDSSRVQEKEAGPLWITLALQKQKGFREQQQNREERRNQRETKLAEKQARDSVKLASPTDSKGSGGSSLSSKPKTPDEPKRPESLLGRLERREHLKKANTLPSSVTVEIADSTPSPPAVKDTSKRFPSSDSGQVSTEPAWLALAKRKAKAWSDCPQIIK from the exons ATGTCACAGGAAAATGTCTCAGATAAAGTTAGGAATCTGCAG AAGCAGATAGCACAAGGTATAAAGTTTGGCCAAAGGCCTCCGTCTCTGAGGAAGAGTGAAGGAGATGAGGGAAGTTCAGATGAGGAAGAGGTTCCCCGTAGTCCGCTGAAGGTTTTGGCCCAGGTAGAAGCTGAGTCAGCAAACACAGAGCCAAAG CAGGTCCAGGAACAACACACCACCCCAGTGAAGTCTCCAAGGTCCAAACCAGTTCTTCCATCTGCAGGAACAATCGAGTCCATCAACCTGGATGCTGTTCCACAGTCTGTCCCCCGTTTAGACAACACTGCTGCCAAGCATAAGCTGTCTGTCAAACCAAAAAATCAGAGGATTTCACGCAAGCACCGGCGGTTTACACAG GACCTCCAAGGGGTATCTATTCCTGGTGTGGTGCAAGAGGACCTTGAGGCTGCAGGTTTCTCTGCAGATGACCAGTGCAGAGCATCTAATGAAGAATCCCTGGAAAGCTTCAAGAAAGAGAGACTCCATCAGGAAGAAACACAGAAGACAAGGAGGAACTGGGAATTGGAAGAAAAGAGGCtcaagcaggaggaagaggacaagaGAAGAGCAACAGAGGAGTTGAGGCTGCGTGAActtgaggaggagaggagttcTAAACAGCAGCAAGAAGAAGAGCAAAGGCTAAGAATGGAGGCtgatgagaggaagagggaagaagaggagaaaataatcagagaggaagaagaaatgaggCAACGGAAggaggaacaaaacaaacagcgagaggaggaagtgaggaGGATACAAGAGGAGACAGTGCAGcgacagctggaggaggaaaggaaacgACTTGAAGACCAAAGGAGGAAAGAGCAGGACAGAAAAaagcgagaggaagaggaggcaagaAAGAAGGAGGAGCTTGAAGCTGCAAAGCAGAGGAAGctaagagaggaagaagaggaaaggaagagaagggaggaagcagaggagctACGCTTCAAGGAGattgaagaaaagaaacaattggaagcagagaagagaatgagacaggaggaagaggagcagaggaggctgtCATTAGAGGAGGCTGATGACTGCTCAGACCcacaagagaggaagaggagggctgaGGAGCTGCGctggagggagatggaggagaggcagaggccTTTTTCTTTCAAGGTTTCCTCTGGAGACAAGCAGATCTTGTTTCAGAAAGTTAACCTGACGCCTGTTACGCCAGCCTCCAGCCACCAGAGCGGCGCTGTAGTCGAACACAAGGAGAGCCCTATGGCTTCCTCTTCTGAAGGACTAGACTCCCCCAATCTGCCAGCATCTCCATATGTACCCCACACTGCCAATTTAGTGAACGGTGCCCAGCTCTGTGGGACAGCTGTCAACTTAGACCAGATCAAAGACACCGCCTGCAAGTCTCTGCTGGGCTTAGGGGAGGACAGAAAGGCCCAGGGAACACCGTCGAGCAAGAGCAAAGCTTCACCCGACCGCAAGTCTGGCAAGACCAAGTCCCTGAATGAGAGTTCAGTCTCTTCAGACCAGTCTGGTGCAGCCATCCTGGCAGAGTGGGCCAGCATCAGGTCAAAAATATTCAAAGGCGTTGAGGAGGGTAAATATGATGAGTGCACAGAGGCAGGCAAGAACGAGCCTCAGCCCGGCATTGAGGACCCGCCTGCGTTCTCCCACACGCACCTCAGAAAGACCATGTCTGCCAGCGCCAAGTTCTCGATCACGCCTGCGAAAAAGAAGTTTGGAGATTCAAACAGGAACTCTGAGGTGTTCGGTGCGGACGGTAAGGACGCAGAAGGGGAAGCTTCTTCTTCGGATTGCCCCGCTGCAGCTTCCCCGGCCTCAACCAGCAAGCCTCCAAGCAGGGCAAGCAAAACGGTCCGCATCGTAGAAAGAGGATCAGAGGAATGCATGTTTGCCAAAGACCTCCCGTCTTTCCTGGTTCCCAGTCACGGAGACAGACCCGAGTGCCCAGAGTTAAGGAGCAGGGCTCAAAGTGAGATGGAGCTACCTGGAGGTAGAGGCGAGGGAGAGGATGAAGGCCGAGGTGGAGAAAACAAGCTCTCGCCTTTTGGGATAAAGCTGAGACGGACCAACTACTCCCTCCGCTTTCACAGTGAACAGTCcactgagaaaagaaagaaacgcTACAGCGCCGGGGACAGTTTTGATGGCGTTCCTTCACCGCTCACGCCCATTGAGCCAGACTCTGACACGTCTTCTGTATTTTCAGACAAATCAACACCTGCATCACCGCAGAAAGAAGGTGCAGTCGGCAAATACTTACACGCATCCGCTTCCCCTGCTGTTCCTCGGTCTAAACAGGTCAAATCTACCAGCTCCATTCCGCACGGCGAAGGCGAGAAAACGCCTTCAAAGCAGCTGCTCTACCAGAGACAAAACAAACCAGTTGGATCGGTCCTCAcgcctcctccatcaccgcGACCTAAGGTGGCCCCTGGGCCTCCTAGTGACGCTCCGACTCCCAGGACAGGCTCCGCAGAGTTGTCCGGCCAGCAGCGGACGAACAGGAGCGAGGAGTCATCGGCAGTGGCTCGTTTGCAACGCGACAGCCAAAGCCAAGTAGAGGAGGAGCCCAAAGAGAGGAGGTCCTTCTTCCCCTCCATTAACATCCCGTGGAGAGAAAAGGTTGACAGAAAGACCGAGCTCATCAGGAAAG AGAAACCTTCACTGCAGAGCAGACACtcactggacagctccaggGTCCAGGAGAAGGAGGCTGGACCTTTATGGATCACGCTGGCTCTGCAGAAGCAGAAGGGCTtcagggagcagcagcagaaccgagAGGAGCGCCGTAACCAAAGAGAGACCAAACTGGCTGAAAAACAAGCCAGAGACAGT GTTAAACTGGCCAGCCCTACAGACAGCAAAGGAAGTGGAGGCAGCAGTCTTTCCTCCAAACCTAAAACACCAGATGAGCCGAAGCGGCCGGAAAGCCTCCTGGGGCGCTTGGAACGCAGAGAACACCTGAAAAAAGCCAACACCTTACCCAGCTCTGTCACCG TTGAGATCGCAGACTCGACACCATCTCCACCTGCTGTCAAGGACACGTCAAAGCGCTTCCCCTCCAGTGACTCTGGACAAGTGTCCACAGAGCCGGCCTGGCTGGCCTTGGCCAAGCGGAAGGCCAAAGCTTGGAGTGACTGTCCTCAGATCATCAAATAA